ACTGGCTACCACTGATCTGGGATCAATCAACGAGATATGGCTCGGCGGAACTCATACCCAGTTATGCCTTTGGCGTGCTGAACAGGTCTTCACCCACGAAATGCTCAGCGAGGGTACCCATGATCAGAATGTCCAACGCCTGTGCTTGCAGTTGGTTGACCCTGACGATCAGGTCGCAGTGGCTCGCGTTGAAGTGATCGCGCGTGAACGACTGGAAGAACTGGGCAAGCAGGGGGAGTTTTATCCCGCAGAGGATGCGGACACTTATCAATAGTCGCTCTGCACCTGATAAAAAGCGCTGCTGCTAAAGCAGCGCCTCAAGCGGGCTCTTCAAGCCTGCGCACATCCCCCAACGAATCACGCTGCATCGACTGCAAGTTCTTTTCAATGGTTTCGCACAGCGCTTCCATCTGAATCTGATGTTCGCTGTGGCGGAACGGGCTCTGCAGATCGGTGCCGATGCGTTCGATGGCCAGCAGCATGAACCCGACCACGGTCGACGCCAGCGGCGTGAACCAGCCCAAAGATTCGACCAGTCCCACCGGTACGATCAGGCAGAACAGCGAAATGAACAGCCGCGGAAAATACACGTAAGGGTAGGGCAGCGGCGTGTTCGCGATCCGCTCCATGCCGCCCTGGCTGTTGGACAGGTCGACCAGCGTCGACTCAAGTCGCGCCAGGCGAATACTGTCCAGATGCCCGGCCTTGTATTCCTTGGCGAGCAGAGTCGCCGAGCCGGTAAGGATATCGTTGGCAAAGTTATTGGTCGTGCCACTGCGGGCGAATTCTTCGGCGGGGATGAATGCCCGCACTTCGTCTGGACACGGCTGACCTTGCAGATGCGCGGCGAGGCAGTTGACATAAGCGACGTGGCGGCGCAACAGCGTCGATTTGACCGGATTCACCTCGCCACCCGCGTCGTCCAGCAGCGTCAGGACCTGCCGGGCGAAGCTGCGGGAATTGTTGATCATCGATCCCCACAACGTCCGCGCTTCCCACCAGCGGTTGTAAGCGCTGCTGTTGCGAAAACTGATCAACACGATCAACGCCGAACCGAGCAAGGTCAGCGGCATCAGCGGCAGATTCAGCTTGGCGTTGAGAAACAGCATGAAGTCCACGGTGACGGCAATGTCCCAGAGCAACAGCCAGAACAAAGACCAGCCCACGTAGCCCAGGGTCTTGATGATCAGACGGTATTTTTTGACGATGGCAGCTTTCAAACGGAAACCTCGTGGCGAGCAGTTTGCTTAAACGCTTAAGCTCGGACGATGCTCGGGGAGAAAGGTTCGCTATGCGCAGACAGGATGACATCGTTGGCGGTCGACAGGATCAAGAGCACAGGCCGCCTGTTCAACCGCCCAAAGCTGATGTTGATGCCGCGCATCCTCGGATGCGCGGCAGGATATCGCTCCGATTGCTCACGAAACCAAAGCGAGACGAACGGCGGTTTTACAACGCAAATGTTGTCCCACGCGTGTTCACAAACAGTGAGTAGATCGAGTGACTGCTGGCCATGAACAGTCGATTCCCTTCGCGCCCCCCGAAGCACAGGTTCGGGCAGCGTTCTGGCAGTGAAATGTGCCCGATGGCCTTGCCCTGCGGATTGAAAACGCGCACGCCGTCGAGTTTTTCCAGGTCGGCCCGGGGATCACCGTTGCCGCCCCAGCCGCACCACAGGTTGCCCGCTTCGTCGCATTTGATGCCGTCGATTGCGGCATAGTCCAGGCCCTCGATGTGCTTGCGGCGTTCGCCCAGTGTGCCGTCATCCTGCACGGCAATCGCCCAGATCAGGCGATTGGGTTTGGCGCGACCTTCGACGACGTACAGGGTTTTTTCATCGGGAGAAAAACACAGGCCGTTGGGCCCGTTGAGGTCGTCGATTACCCGCGTGACTTTCTTGCTCTCGCCGTCGATGCGGTACACGGCGTGGGGTAGCGTCGGGGTGACTTTGTGCCCTTCGTAGTTATTGCTGGTCTGGAATGGCGGGTCGGTGAACCAGATCGATCCGTCACTTTTGCAGACAATGTCGTTGGGCGAGTTGAAGGGCTTGCCGTCGAAGCTGTCGGCCAACACGGTGATCGTGCCGTTGTATTCGGTGCGCGTGATGCGTCGGCCTTCGCTGGTGGTGGTCGAGCCTTCGCAAACGATCAGCCGCCCTTGGCGATCCCGACACAGGCCGTTGGAGAAGTTCGAGTGCTCGCGGTACACCGTGAAGGTGTCGGTGATTTCATCCCAGCGCATGATGCGGTTATTGGGAATGTCGCTGACCAGCAAATAGCGGCCATCGCCGACCCACACCGGGCCTTCGGCCCAGCGCATGCCGGTGGCGAGCTTTTCGACACTGGCGTTGAAAACACGTAGTTCGAGGAAGCTGTCGTCGAGGATGTGAACCAGTGGGTCAGGGTAGCGCTGACTCAAGGGTTCGGCGGCATAGGAGAGCCGGGTCAGTGCGGCGCTGCCGACAGTGGCGAGTGTCGCGGAAACAGCGAGGGATTTTTTCAGGAAGCTGCGGCGGGTGTTACCCGTGGGCAGGTCAACGCTTTCAGGCAAGTCGGACGGGGATGAGTCCATGTAGCGATCTCCGTGGTTTTATTTTTGTTGGGGAGACGTAGTAATACATCGTGGTAGGACATCGTACAAGTGATAATGGGGCAGTCAACTGTCGGTCAATCTTGCAAAGCGTGGCCAGTCGAATTTCCGATGCTCGCGAGGAAAATCCTGGTATCCCGATTCGATCGCAGATGAACCACGCGGCAAGCGGATGGCGCCGTTGATAGGAGTTGCCGCATTTTTGCTCGTGCTGTATTTCTCGTCCGCCACATGAACCGG
This genomic interval from Pseudomonas koreensis contains the following:
- a CDS encoding bestrophin family protein; translation: MKAAIVKKYRLIIKTLGYVGWSLFWLLLWDIAVTVDFMLFLNAKLNLPLMPLTLLGSALIVLISFRNSSAYNRWWEARTLWGSMINNSRSFARQVLTLLDDAGGEVNPVKSTLLRRHVAYVNCLAAHLQGQPCPDEVRAFIPAEEFARSGTTNNFANDILTGSATLLAKEYKAGHLDSIRLARLESTLVDLSNSQGGMERIANTPLPYPYVYFPRLFISLFCLIVPVGLVESLGWFTPLASTVVGFMLLAIERIGTDLQSPFRHSEHQIQMEALCETIEKNLQSMQRDSLGDVRRLEEPA
- a CDS encoding SMP-30/gluconolactonase/LRE family protein; the protein is MDSSPSDLPESVDLPTGNTRRSFLKKSLAVSATLATVGSAALTRLSYAAEPLSQRYPDPLVHILDDSFLELRVFNASVEKLATGMRWAEGPVWVGDGRYLLVSDIPNNRIMRWDEITDTFTVYREHSNFSNGLCRDRQGRLIVCEGSTTTSEGRRITRTEYNGTITVLADSFDGKPFNSPNDIVCKSDGSIWFTDPPFQTSNNYEGHKVTPTLPHAVYRIDGESKKVTRVIDDLNGPNGLCFSPDEKTLYVVEGRAKPNRLIWAIAVQDDGTLGERRKHIEGLDYAAIDGIKCDEAGNLWCGWGGNGDPRADLEKLDGVRVFNPQGKAIGHISLPERCPNLCFGGREGNRLFMASSHSIYSLFVNTRGTTFAL